The bacterium HR11 DNA segment CCCTCCAGTTCGACATAGACGCCCAGGGGCGTTTCGTCGACGGCGATGTGGACGTCCCCGTGGCGGTACAACGTCCGGTACTTTTGATATCGGAACCAGACGGTCAGGCCCAGTCGACGCAGGATGGCGGCGACGACGGCATCGTCGGAGACGGTCACCTCGAGCTCGGGCCGCCGCTTGAAGGCGGGGTCCTCGTCGGGCTGGCCCTTCCACGTCAGGGTGACCGTGTCGCCGTAACGGCGCAGACGCAGGAGCTCGCCCCGGGCCCGGAGGTCGCCGCCCGGCGTGTCCCACAGGACGTTGTCCTCGAAGGTCCGGGGATGTTCCAGGGACCAGCCCCAGGCGACACGCGTCGCCTCGACGACGTCCATCGGGACCTGCACCTTAATTTCCGTCTCGACGGGCATCTCACGATTTTTCAAAGGGACGGAGTGATGGAGTAACGAAGTGACGAGAACCAGTCCCATCAATCCGACGGGACCGGGATCGGACCCTTGATATCCGACCATAGACCACGGACCATAGACCATGGACTCCGTGGGCCCAAGCCGGTCTATAGTCTATGGTCTGTGGTCTATGGTCCATGGTCTGGATTGATGCGAGCGCTTCCAGGCACCTTTTATGAGATGGCTGGTTTGAAACATCGTACTTCCCGGGCGATGGAAAGGGACGTCCCGACGCCATTCTCATGGGCTGAACGGCTCTACTAATCCCACAAGTTCTGGCGGTAGTAATCGATGATGCGGTCCAGGATCTGATGGATATTGAAGCGGGGCCGGTATCCGATCCAGGTCCGGATTTTCGTGAGGTCCGGCACGCGGCGGTGCATGTCCTCGTAGCCGGGGCCATAGGCCTTGTCGTAGGGGATGAAGACGATGGGTGAGGCGCTTCCCGTCTTTTCCTTCACGAGGTGGGCCAGGTCGACGATGCGGATCTCCTCGTCAGAGCCCAGATTGAAGACCTCGCCTTCGCTCTTGGGGTGCTCCATCAGACGAACGAGGGCCTCGACGGCGTCCGTCACGTAACCGAAGCATCGGGTCTGCTGGCCGTCCCCGAAGACCGTGATGGACTGGCCCGTCAGGGCCTGCTTGACGAAGGTCGGGACGACCATCCCGTAGCGCCCCGTCTGGCGGGGACCCACGATGTTGAACAGGCGCACGATGACGACGGGCGTCCCCCGCTCCTGGTGGTAGGCCAGGGCCAGGAACTCGTCGAGGGCCTTCGACGCCGCATAGGCCCAGCGCCGGACCGTCGTCGGACCATAGACCCGTGTACTGTCTTCCCGGAGGGGAAACTCGTTGTGGTCGCCGTAGACTTCCGACGTCGAGGCGATCAGGACCTTCTTGTGAAACTTGCTGGCGTACTTCAGGACGATTTCCGTCCCAAAGGTGTTGACTTCCAGGGTCTCGACGGGCTTCTCCATGATGAGCCGCACGCCGACGGCCGCCGCCAGGTGGTAGACGTGGTCGACCTGCCGGATGAGTTCGCTCAGGAGGTCTTCCTCGCGGATGTCGGCCACGATGAGTTGAAACCGGGGATGGTGGCGGAGGGCGGCGACGTTGCTGATACGGCCCGTACTGAGGTTGTCCAGGCAGATGACCTCATGGCCTTGCTCGATGAGGTACTCGCAGAGGTGGGAGCCGATGAAGCCGGCCCCGCCGGTCACCAAGATGCGCATGGCGGTCCCTCTCATCGGGGAATTCGGCAATCCGGGAATCCGGCAGATGGGCAGGTGGGCAGATGGGCAGTGGGAATGCGGAATTCGGAATGGAAACCAGGCCCCGCTCGTCCGAGCAAGTCATCCCTATATCCTAACAGAGCGGTTCGGTCCGTGAGAATGGCGCCAAATCGACCTTTCCCACCGCCCGGGAAGCACGATTTTTCAAGGATACGGGATACGAGATGCGAGATGCGGGATCCCGAGGGGCTTTGGGCCTCGGGGACGGCTTTTCCCGTCCCGTGGCCCTATCGGCCGACGGCCGACCTGCCCATCGGCCGAATGCTTGAAAATCGTCCTTCTCAGAGTATCTGAATTCATGAGGATTTTCCCGATCCGAACGGTTC contains these protein-coding regions:
- the arnA_2 gene encoding Bifunctional polymyxin resistance protein ArnA; translated protein: MRILVTGGAGFIGSHLCEYLIEQGHEVICLDNLSTGRISNVAALRHHPRFQLIVADIREEDLLSELIRQVDHVYHLAAAVGVRLIMEKPVETLEVNTFGTEIVLKYASKFHKKVLIASTSEVYGDHNEFPLREDSTRVYGPTTVRRWAYAASKALDEFLALAYHQERGTPVVIVRLFNIVGPRQTGRYGMVVPTFVKQALTGQSITVFGDGQQTRCFGYVTDAVEALVRLMEHPKSEGEVFNLGSDEEIRIVDLAHLVKEKTGSASPIVFIPYDKAYGPGYEDMHRRVPDLTKIRTWIGYRPRFNIHQILDRIIDYYRQNLWD